The Salvelinus alpinus chromosome 28, SLU_Salpinus.1, whole genome shotgun sequence genome includes a window with the following:
- the lemd1 gene encoding LEM domain-containing protein 1 isoform X4 — protein MPVFVEDPAQFSKPRLKSELIAHNVTLPAVESKKQVYVELYLKHIVQKSAADFSSDEEDDDVVEVQDSQDFEEEKDPEMLDPSVLTDDELKTTLLKYGVEAGPIVATTRSIYERKLQRLLKPAQPRQNGGTGDADQYSDSEGEEESGSQQGSPETVSLMEENLHVDMRQEAATVDKYTMTNRSLFITPKTSLFKRQIKEPVTDVLMEMFPETEPTPTGIAATRRRPIKGAAGRPVQFKYPDLPASPMTLQRWAVEHRLVPLWVQILVFFIVACLLYLIYAAIEDSLANPFVALLDNLSMETETEGLSLQAEP, from the exons ATGCCCGTGTTTGTAGAAGACCCCGCTCAGTTCTCCAAGCCGAGACTGAAGTCGGAGTTAATAGCCCACAACGTTACCCTGCCTGCGGTGGAGAGCAAGAAGCAAGTTTATGTGGAACTATATTTGAAACATATCGTTCAGAAAAGTGCTGCAGATTTCTCTAGTGATGAGGAAGATGACGATGTTGTTGAAGTACAGGACAGTCAGGACTTT gaagaggagaaagatCCAGAGATGTTAGACCCCAGTGTACTGACAGATGATGAGCTCAAGACCACACTACTGAAATATGGAGTGGAAGCTGGACCCATTGTAG CCACCACTAGGTCTATATATGAGAGGAAGTTGCAGAGGCTACTAAAACCTGCCCAGCCCAGGCAGAACGGTGGCACAGGGGATGCAGACCAGTACTCAGACAGTGAAGGGGAGGAAGAGTCGG GTTCACAACAAGGAAGCCCAGAGACGGTTTCATTAATGGAGGAAAACCTGCACGTTGACATGCGG CAGGAAGCGGCGACGGTGGACAAGTACACGATGACTAACAGATCCCTATTCATCACCCCTAAGACATCCCTTTTCAAACGGCAAATCAAG GAGCCAGTCACAGATGTTCTGATGGAGATGTTCCCAGAGACAGAACCCACACCAACTGGCATTGC TGCCACCCGTCGGAGGCCTATCAAGGGTGCAGCGGGGCGACCGGTCCAGTTTAAATACCCAGACCTCCCTGCTAGTCCCATGACCCTACAGCGATGGGCAGTGGAGCATCGCCTGGTTCCTCTGTGGGTCCAGATCCTGGTCTTCTTCATCGTGGCCTGCCTCCTCTACCTCATCTATGCTGCCATAGAGGATAGCTTGGCCAATCCCTTTGTGGCTTTGCTGGACAACCTCAGCATGGAGACGGAGACTGAGGGCCTGTCCCTCCAGGCTGAACCCTAG
- the lemd1 gene encoding LEM domain-containing protein 1 isoform X3: MPRALFKNLAFLPAWSKCNEEEEKDPEMLDPSVLTDDELKTTLLKYGVEAGPIVATTRSIYERKLQRLLKPAQPRQNGGTGDADQYSDSEGEEESGSQQGSPETVSLMEENLHVDMRVSPQSVSLRGGCDVDSSSYSKSFSITQMVEEFESRIPLSSSGPEIKRGNNRSSNQGPCPRPYWQEAATVDKYTMTNRSLFITPKTSLFKRQIKEPVTDVLMEMFPETEPTPTGIAATRRRPIKGAAGRPVQFKYPDLPASPMTLQRWAVEHRLVPLWVQILVFFIVACLLYLIYAAIEDSLANPFVALLDNLSMETETEGLSLQAEP; this comes from the exons gaagaggagaaagatCCAGAGATGTTAGACCCCAGTGTACTGACAGATGATGAGCTCAAGACCACACTACTGAAATATGGAGTGGAAGCTGGACCCATTGTAG CCACCACTAGGTCTATATATGAGAGGAAGTTGCAGAGGCTACTAAAACCTGCCCAGCCCAGGCAGAACGGTGGCACAGGGGATGCAGACCAGTACTCAGACAGTGAAGGGGAGGAAGAGTCGG GTTCACAACAAGGAAGCCCAGAGACGGTTTCATTAATGGAGGAAAACCTGCACGTTGACATGCGG GTGTCGCCACAGTCAGTGTCTCTGAGAGGCGGTTGTGATGTTGACTCCTCTTCGTACTCTAAGAGCTTCAGCATTACTCAGATGGTGGAGGAG TTTGAGAGTCGGATCCCTCTGTCCAGTAGTGGACCAGAAATCAAGAGAGGGAATAACAGGAGTAGTAATCAAGGACCTTGCCCCAGGCCCTACTGG CAGGAAGCGGCGACGGTGGACAAGTACACGATGACTAACAGATCCCTATTCATCACCCCTAAGACATCCCTTTTCAAACGGCAAATCAAG GAGCCAGTCACAGATGTTCTGATGGAGATGTTCCCAGAGACAGAACCCACACCAACTGGCATTGC TGCCACCCGTCGGAGGCCTATCAAGGGTGCAGCGGGGCGACCGGTCCAGTTTAAATACCCAGACCTCCCTGCTAGTCCCATGACCCTACAGCGATGGGCAGTGGAGCATCGCCTGGTTCCTCTGTGGGTCCAGATCCTGGTCTTCTTCATCGTGGCCTGCCTCCTCTACCTCATCTATGCTGCCATAGAGGATAGCTTGGCCAATCCCTTTGTGGCTTTGCTGGACAACCTCAGCATGGAGACGGAGACTGAGGGCCTGTCCCTCCAGGCTGAACCCTAG
- the lemd1 gene encoding LEM domain-containing protein 1 isoform X6 — MEEEKDPEMLDPSVLTDDELKTTLLKYGVEAGPIVATTRSIYERKLQRLLKPAQPRQNGGTGDADQYSDSEGEEESGSQQGSPETVSLMEENLHVDMRVSPQSVSLRGGCDVDSSSYSKSFSITQMVEEFESRIPLSSSGPEIKRGNNRSSNQGPCPRPYWQEAATVDKYTMTNRSLFITPKTSLFKRQIKEPVTDVLMEMFPETEPTPTGIAATRRRPIKGAAGRPVQFKYPDLPASPMTLQRWAVEHRLVPLWVQILVFFIVACLLYLIYAAIEDSLANPFVALLDNLSMETETEGLSLQAEP, encoded by the exons gaagaggagaaagatCCAGAGATGTTAGACCCCAGTGTACTGACAGATGATGAGCTCAAGACCACACTACTGAAATATGGAGTGGAAGCTGGACCCATTGTAG CCACCACTAGGTCTATATATGAGAGGAAGTTGCAGAGGCTACTAAAACCTGCCCAGCCCAGGCAGAACGGTGGCACAGGGGATGCAGACCAGTACTCAGACAGTGAAGGGGAGGAAGAGTCGG GTTCACAACAAGGAAGCCCAGAGACGGTTTCATTAATGGAGGAAAACCTGCACGTTGACATGCGG GTGTCGCCACAGTCAGTGTCTCTGAGAGGCGGTTGTGATGTTGACTCCTCTTCGTACTCTAAGAGCTTCAGCATTACTCAGATGGTGGAGGAG TTTGAGAGTCGGATCCCTCTGTCCAGTAGTGGACCAGAAATCAAGAGAGGGAATAACAGGAGTAGTAATCAAGGACCTTGCCCCAGGCCCTACTGG CAGGAAGCGGCGACGGTGGACAAGTACACGATGACTAACAGATCCCTATTCATCACCCCTAAGACATCCCTTTTCAAACGGCAAATCAAG GAGCCAGTCACAGATGTTCTGATGGAGATGTTCCCAGAGACAGAACCCACACCAACTGGCATTGC TGCCACCCGTCGGAGGCCTATCAAGGGTGCAGCGGGGCGACCGGTCCAGTTTAAATACCCAGACCTCCCTGCTAGTCCCATGACCCTACAGCGATGGGCAGTGGAGCATCGCCTGGTTCCTCTGTGGGTCCAGATCCTGGTCTTCTTCATCGTGGCCTGCCTCCTCTACCTCATCTATGCTGCCATAGAGGATAGCTTGGCCAATCCCTTTGTGGCTTTGCTGGACAACCTCAGCATGGAGACGGAGACTGAGGGCCTGTCCCTCCAGGCTGAACCCTAG
- the lemd1 gene encoding LEM domain-containing protein 1 isoform X2, producing MPVFVEDPAQFSKPRLKSELIAHNVTLPAVESKKQVYVELYLKHIVQKSAADFSSDEEDDDVVEVQDSQDFEEEKDPEMLDPSVLTDDELKTTLLKYGVEAGPIVGSQQGSPETVSLMEENLHVDMRVSPQSVSLRGGCDVDSSSYSKSFSITQMVEEFESRIPLSSSGPEIKRGNNRSSNQGPCPRPYWQEAATVDKYTMTNRSLFITPKTSLFKRQIKEPVTDVLMEMFPETEPTPTGIAATRRRPIKGAAGRPVQFKYPDLPASPMTLQRWAVEHRLVPLWVQILVFFIVACLLYLIYAAIEDSLANPFVALLDNLSMETETEGLSLQAEP from the exons ATGCCCGTGTTTGTAGAAGACCCCGCTCAGTTCTCCAAGCCGAGACTGAAGTCGGAGTTAATAGCCCACAACGTTACCCTGCCTGCGGTGGAGAGCAAGAAGCAAGTTTATGTGGAACTATATTTGAAACATATCGTTCAGAAAAGTGCTGCAGATTTCTCTAGTGATGAGGAAGATGACGATGTTGTTGAAGTACAGGACAGTCAGGACTTT gaagaggagaaagatCCAGAGATGTTAGACCCCAGTGTACTGACAGATGATGAGCTCAAGACCACACTACTGAAATATGGAGTGGAAGCTGGACCCATTGTAG GTTCACAACAAGGAAGCCCAGAGACGGTTTCATTAATGGAGGAAAACCTGCACGTTGACATGCGG GTGTCGCCACAGTCAGTGTCTCTGAGAGGCGGTTGTGATGTTGACTCCTCTTCGTACTCTAAGAGCTTCAGCATTACTCAGATGGTGGAGGAG TTTGAGAGTCGGATCCCTCTGTCCAGTAGTGGACCAGAAATCAAGAGAGGGAATAACAGGAGTAGTAATCAAGGACCTTGCCCCAGGCCCTACTGG CAGGAAGCGGCGACGGTGGACAAGTACACGATGACTAACAGATCCCTATTCATCACCCCTAAGACATCCCTTTTCAAACGGCAAATCAAG GAGCCAGTCACAGATGTTCTGATGGAGATGTTCCCAGAGACAGAACCCACACCAACTGGCATTGC TGCCACCCGTCGGAGGCCTATCAAGGGTGCAGCGGGGCGACCGGTCCAGTTTAAATACCCAGACCTCCCTGCTAGTCCCATGACCCTACAGCGATGGGCAGTGGAGCATCGCCTGGTTCCTCTGTGGGTCCAGATCCTGGTCTTCTTCATCGTGGCCTGCCTCCTCTACCTCATCTATGCTGCCATAGAGGATAGCTTGGCCAATCCCTTTGTGGCTTTGCTGGACAACCTCAGCATGGAGACGGAGACTGAGGGCCTGTCCCTCCAGGCTGAACCCTAG
- the lemd1 gene encoding LEM domain-containing protein 1 isoform X1 gives MPVFVEDPAQFSKPRLKSELIAHNVTLPAVESKKQVYVELYLKHIVQKSAADFSSDEEDDDVVEVQDSQDFEEEKDPEMLDPSVLTDDELKTTLLKYGVEAGPIVATTRSIYERKLQRLLKPAQPRQNGGTGDADQYSDSEGEEESGSQQGSPETVSLMEENLHVDMRVSPQSVSLRGGCDVDSSSYSKSFSITQMVEEFESRIPLSSSGPEIKRGNNRSSNQGPCPRPYWQEAATVDKYTMTNRSLFITPKTSLFKRQIKEPVTDVLMEMFPETEPTPTGIAATRRRPIKGAAGRPVQFKYPDLPASPMTLQRWAVEHRLVPLWVQILVFFIVACLLYLIYAAIEDSLANPFVALLDNLSMETETEGLSLQAEP, from the exons ATGCCCGTGTTTGTAGAAGACCCCGCTCAGTTCTCCAAGCCGAGACTGAAGTCGGAGTTAATAGCCCACAACGTTACCCTGCCTGCGGTGGAGAGCAAGAAGCAAGTTTATGTGGAACTATATTTGAAACATATCGTTCAGAAAAGTGCTGCAGATTTCTCTAGTGATGAGGAAGATGACGATGTTGTTGAAGTACAGGACAGTCAGGACTTT gaagaggagaaagatCCAGAGATGTTAGACCCCAGTGTACTGACAGATGATGAGCTCAAGACCACACTACTGAAATATGGAGTGGAAGCTGGACCCATTGTAG CCACCACTAGGTCTATATATGAGAGGAAGTTGCAGAGGCTACTAAAACCTGCCCAGCCCAGGCAGAACGGTGGCACAGGGGATGCAGACCAGTACTCAGACAGTGAAGGGGAGGAAGAGTCGG GTTCACAACAAGGAAGCCCAGAGACGGTTTCATTAATGGAGGAAAACCTGCACGTTGACATGCGG GTGTCGCCACAGTCAGTGTCTCTGAGAGGCGGTTGTGATGTTGACTCCTCTTCGTACTCTAAGAGCTTCAGCATTACTCAGATGGTGGAGGAG TTTGAGAGTCGGATCCCTCTGTCCAGTAGTGGACCAGAAATCAAGAGAGGGAATAACAGGAGTAGTAATCAAGGACCTTGCCCCAGGCCCTACTGG CAGGAAGCGGCGACGGTGGACAAGTACACGATGACTAACAGATCCCTATTCATCACCCCTAAGACATCCCTTTTCAAACGGCAAATCAAG GAGCCAGTCACAGATGTTCTGATGGAGATGTTCCCAGAGACAGAACCCACACCAACTGGCATTGC TGCCACCCGTCGGAGGCCTATCAAGGGTGCAGCGGGGCGACCGGTCCAGTTTAAATACCCAGACCTCCCTGCTAGTCCCATGACCCTACAGCGATGGGCAGTGGAGCATCGCCTGGTTCCTCTGTGGGTCCAGATCCTGGTCTTCTTCATCGTGGCCTGCCTCCTCTACCTCATCTATGCTGCCATAGAGGATAGCTTGGCCAATCCCTTTGTGGCTTTGCTGGACAACCTCAGCATGGAGACGGAGACTGAGGGCCTGTCCCTCCAGGCTGAACCCTAG
- the lemd1 gene encoding LEM domain-containing protein 1 isoform X5 — translation MEEEEKDPEMLDPSVLTDDELKTTLLKYGVEAGPIVATTRSIYERKLQRLLKPAQPRQNGGTGDADQYSDSEGEEESGSQQGSPETVSLMEENLHVDMRVSPQSVSLRGGCDVDSSSYSKSFSITQMVEEFESRIPLSSSGPEIKRGNNRSSNQGPCPRPYWQEAATVDKYTMTNRSLFITPKTSLFKRQIKEPVTDVLMEMFPETEPTPTGIAATRRRPIKGAAGRPVQFKYPDLPASPMTLQRWAVEHRLVPLWVQILVFFIVACLLYLIYAAIEDSLANPFVALLDNLSMETETEGLSLQAEP, via the exons gaagaggagaaagatCCAGAGATGTTAGACCCCAGTGTACTGACAGATGATGAGCTCAAGACCACACTACTGAAATATGGAGTGGAAGCTGGACCCATTGTAG CCACCACTAGGTCTATATATGAGAGGAAGTTGCAGAGGCTACTAAAACCTGCCCAGCCCAGGCAGAACGGTGGCACAGGGGATGCAGACCAGTACTCAGACAGTGAAGGGGAGGAAGAGTCGG GTTCACAACAAGGAAGCCCAGAGACGGTTTCATTAATGGAGGAAAACCTGCACGTTGACATGCGG GTGTCGCCACAGTCAGTGTCTCTGAGAGGCGGTTGTGATGTTGACTCCTCTTCGTACTCTAAGAGCTTCAGCATTACTCAGATGGTGGAGGAG TTTGAGAGTCGGATCCCTCTGTCCAGTAGTGGACCAGAAATCAAGAGAGGGAATAACAGGAGTAGTAATCAAGGACCTTGCCCCAGGCCCTACTGG CAGGAAGCGGCGACGGTGGACAAGTACACGATGACTAACAGATCCCTATTCATCACCCCTAAGACATCCCTTTTCAAACGGCAAATCAAG GAGCCAGTCACAGATGTTCTGATGGAGATGTTCCCAGAGACAGAACCCACACCAACTGGCATTGC TGCCACCCGTCGGAGGCCTATCAAGGGTGCAGCGGGGCGACCGGTCCAGTTTAAATACCCAGACCTCCCTGCTAGTCCCATGACCCTACAGCGATGGGCAGTGGAGCATCGCCTGGTTCCTCTGTGGGTCCAGATCCTGGTCTTCTTCATCGTGGCCTGCCTCCTCTACCTCATCTATGCTGCCATAGAGGATAGCTTGGCCAATCCCTTTGTGGCTTTGCTGGACAACCTCAGCATGGAGACGGAGACTGAGGGCCTGTCCCTCCAGGCTGAACCCTAG
- the LOC139557470 gene encoding N-fatty-acyl-amino acid synthase/hydrolase PM20D1.2-like, producing MTERSAKLNILKFVKIVSFSLLLVILAFFVAATVRTLTFDVNAGLQLAHWEKTNNIASDINQHQREELLANFRDAIRIPTVSTTETQLNTTALREFDGLLRKAFPTVFSSHLVQHEVVANYSHLFWVPGSDLALVPYMLLAHIDVVPAEERDGWEAPPFSAKEIDGFIYGRGTIDNKQSVMGILQALEYLLIRGYSPRRGFFIGLGHDEEVSGYQGAMNIVRVLKKKGVQLAFVLDEGLAVLDGVISGLQGPAALIGISEKGLATVKLSVSKAPGHSSMPPSESSIGILAGAVKRLEENPMPRLFGEGPERGTFEHLAHKFRLPLKFVMSNMWLFSPLLGRVMERRPDTNAFVRTTTAITMFNSGVKVNILPSQAEAYVNLRIHSAQSLQEVLELIQSTVGDERVKMELVDGFDPLPVSSYDETSFGFQIIKKTVLDQFPQVTVAPGICIGNTDSRHYTDLAKDIYRFAPTWFRPGDAQRFHGINERISKKNYEELVVFYFNLIQNCDIKDLPSPHSAGHEL from the exons ATGACCGAACGCAGTGCAAAATTGAACATTCTCAAGTTTGTGAAAATTGTGTCGTTTAGCTTGTTATTAGTTATATTAGCCTTTTTCGTTGCAGCCACTGTAAGGACACTAACGTTTGATGTGAATGCAGGACTTCAACTTGCACACTGGGAGAAGACGAACAATATTGCGTCTGACATAAACCAGCACCAGAGAGAGGAGCTTCTAGCGAATTTCAGAG ACGCAATCCGGATTCCCACCGTGTCAACCACGGAGACACAGCTCAACACCACCGCATTGCGCGAGTTCGACGGCCTCCTGAGGAAAG CTTTCCCTACAGTGTTTTCTTCCCACCTGGTCCAGCATGAGGTTGTGGCCAACTACAGCCACCTGTTCTGGGTGCCAGGCTCTGACCTGGCCCTCGTCCCCTACATGCTGCTGGCCCACATAGATGTGGTGCCTGCTGAGGAGAGAGACGGATGGGAGGCCCCACCATTCTCTGCAAAGGAGATAGATGGATTCATCTACGGGAGAGGGACCATCGATAACAAGCAGTCTGTCATG GGAATTCTCCAGGCGCTGGAGTACCTGTTGATAAGAGGTTATTCACCGCGAAGGGGATTCTTCATTGGTCTGGGTCATGATGAGGAG GTGAGTGGCTACCAGGGGGCAATGAACATAGTGAGGGTGCTGAAGAAGAAAGGGGTACAGCTGGCGTTTGTACTGGATGAGGGTCTGGCTGTGCTGGATGGAGTCATCAGTGGTCTGCAGGGGCCTGCTGCTCT gATTGGGATCAGTGAGAAGGGCCTAGCAACGGTGAAGCTGAGCGTTTCCAAGGCCCCGGGTCACTCCTCCATGCCTCCCAGTGAGAGCAGCATAGGCATCCTGGCAGGAGCAGTCAAAAG ATTGGAGGAGAACCCAATGCCCAGGTTGTTTGGTGAAGGCCCTGAACGTGGGACCTTTGAACACCTGGCTCACAAG TTTAGGCTCCCACTCAAATTTGTCATGTCGAATATGTGGCTGTTCTCCCCACTCCTTGGAAG AGTAATGGAAAGAAGACCTGATACAAATGCTTTTGTGAGAACGACAACTGCAATCACTATGTTCAACTCAGGAGTTAAG GTTAACATTCTTCCTTCCCAAGCTGAGGCCTATGTGAATCTGCGGATACATTCCGCACAGTCACTACAAGAG GTTTTGGAGTTGATCCAGTCCACAGTGGGAGATGAGAGGGTGAAGATGGAGCTAGTGGATGGCTTTGACCCGCTGCCTGTCAGCTCCTACGATGAAACATCCTTTGGGTTCCAGATCATCAAGAAGACTGTGCTGGACCAGTTCCCACAAGTTACTGTTGCCCCTG GTATCTGCATCGGAAACACAGACAGCCGTCACTACACTGACCTGGCCAAGGACATCTATCGCTTTGCTCCTACATGGTTCAGACCAGGGGACGCCCAGAG